The Daucus carota subsp. sativus chromosome 9, DH1 v3.0, whole genome shotgun sequence genome window below encodes:
- the LOC135149431 gene encoding protein FAR1-RELATED SEQUENCE 5-like → MNSFFDEFVNASTGLKEFIENSQKALKKQYLREREADYEKKNKERSKITSSSLENHAASTYMKEMFRRFQHELKESGAYVVIKKKSNAIYQHYEAYKTTVQEEYRKYYVLIVTENGTITCVCRKFESLGILCRHIIRYLCKMQRSEIPKKYITLRWMVGVNERVGALQHKRPKIGNFLLKGIC, encoded by the coding sequence ATGAATTCTTTCTTCGATGAATTTGTCAATGCTAGTACCGGTTTGAAAGAGTTTATAGAGAATTCACAGAAAGCGTTGAAGAAACAATATTTACGTGAAAGAGAGGCTGATTATGAAAAAAAGAACAAGGAAAGGTCCAaaataacatcatcatcattggaGAATCATGCGGCATCTACTTACATGAAAGAAATGTTTAGACGTTTTCAACACGAACTTAAAGAAAGTGGAGCTTATGTCGTGATTAAGAAAAAGAGCAATGCAATTTACCAGCATTACGAGGCATACAAAACAACGGTCCAAGAGGAGTATAGAAAATACTATGTTTTGATCGTCACCGAGAATGGCACCATAACTTGTGTTTGTCGAAAATTTGAAAGTTTGGGAATCCTTTGTCGTCATATTATTCGATACTTGTGTAAGATGCAACGGTCAGAGATTCCTAAGAAGTACATCACTTTGAGATGGATGGTTGGAGTCAATGAAAGAGTGGGAGCCTTACAACACAAGCGTCCTAAAATTGGTAATTTTcttctgaaaggcatatgttaa